From Gossypium raimondii isolate GPD5lz chromosome 11, ASM2569854v1, whole genome shotgun sequence:
tggagaaaaattaAGTTCCTcttcatgttatttatttatttggggtACAGCCGTATAGCCACTTAACTGTAAAGACGTGCACGTAGGAACCGGTGCACACGACACGGTGTAGCGAAACCGGAGAACGTGTTTTCTGACAACCCTGTACTTGATTTACAGACAGTGGGCCCCAGATGTATGTTCTGCGGAGTGTTGGTTCGACACGTCTTAAATCAtccatttaaaagaaaagaattttttattgaaaaaagtaatttaaaaataaataaaaaactactAAATAAATTCGAAAGCGTGCATCCACGACTACATCTGAACCCATGCGCGCGGTGTTTTTTTTTGGCcttttgacaaattaaatacGGCTACGTACAATttgcctttttttcttttttatttgactAATAATTTTTGCTTTACAAATCTTTGTTATCAATCAAGTttgaatttaaacattttaatactCAGATTccataatttatcatttatgtatataaatagcggttaaattttgttacttCTTTCGGTACCAtacataatttatgtatttaattttatatttttaaaattttaatttttgacttaaataataatagatgaTTATAtgtaaagttataaatttattttaattttattctaaattttatacttttcaatatttaaaatttcaatattgacgTAAACAAAgtctattaaattcattaatcaaatattttttaacaataatgacctaaaataatattacacatataataatatattttatcatattaaattttaaaattaaaaaaattaacaacaacattttgtgaaaaataaaatttcaaaactcgtaaaataaataaactaatagcggttgaactaaaatatatgaattagaTCTACAACTACATATCATGCAACGAAGGAAATAAGTTCAGTGCTTGCACTCGCCTAAGACAAATTGGTCCAACGTATGGGGTTCCAGTTTATAATCTCTTTCATAACGTGCATCCGAGCTGGACTTTAATCGACAACGTGGCATCATTAAATTTAACCACCGTGTAAGAAAAAAGCAGGTCAGCACGGGCAGACTTAGTGAGCAGGCGTTACCCgctccattttttttcttttcttctctgtatatatatacacacactaATCAAGGCgtaaaatattacaataatacaaacattcaaacaacatttttttttatatatgggAGAGCATAAAAccaggaaaaaaaaagagcttaAAACAACAAGGCGTGCTTTGCGTTTTCAACTCTTTAATTAAAGAAGAGTTTTGTGGGAGTTGTTAAAAAGTTGCGACTTAGTAGAAAAGGATTCAAAGCAGAAGAGCTTTAAATGTGTCCAGATTTTGGTCTATTGTTGGTTTCATAGGTGTTTCGAGACATTAAAAAAGGTTGTTCTTTTTTGGTGTttaccttaaaattttcaatatcttTTTGGGGTTTCTTCTAAACGAAAACAATGGAGTGGCATGCTTGTCTCGATGAATATCAAAAGCTTGTTATTCGGATGAGTACTCCCAGGTTTGCAACAAAAAAtcatcaaagaaacaaaaacccATTTCGTTTTTGTGGATTTTGCTGCTGATTTTGCTTTGTTGCTTTTTACAGGGTGGTAATCGACAATACCGTTTGTCGCACAGCGACAGTTGTTAAGGTTAGCTTCCGTTGAACCTGTCCGGTCTGAAATATGAAGGCACCCccactttgatttttttttcaaagcttTTTGGCTCATTCAAGTTCTTGtttactttgatttttcttcAGGTTGATAGTGCTAGAAGACATGGAACATTGTTAGATGCTGTTCAGATTTTAACAGACCttaatctttcaattaaaaAGGCTTACATTTCATCAGATGGCCAGTGGTTCATGGATggtaagaaaaatattatttaaagcATGAATTCTGAAATGAAGTCTGTTGGTAAAATTACCTTGGAGGCTCTCCTAGTAGGATTGTATTTTACCCTTTCTACTCacaaaataagcaaattagtccatgtatggtagataaaaaaacaaactagtttttttttttgttaaaaattccatccgtTTATACTGTTAACATGagatttttaacagaaaattttggtttgctctttgatctaacgtggAGTGgttaatttactcaattttttaaataaaggggAAAAATGCAATCTAATTTCTAGTCCAAGGGTACTTTTACCAAAGTTCGTTCTGTTTCcatgttataaattttgggCTTTGCTCGAAATTGCTGTTACTGGCtctttttttatggatttgcaGTTTTTCATGTGACTGATCTAAACGGAAACAAATTAACCGATGAGAGTGTTATTAGTTACATTGAACAGGTAGTTATTAGAACCCTTAGATTTTATTTAGTGTTAATGTTCTTTTTTATTACATTGATTCGTTGTTAAACTGATGTATGTTCTGTTTGTTTTCGGGTTCTACAGTCACTTGAGACCACTTATCCTGATAAAAGCCTTGGATTTAATGGCTTAACAGCGTTGGAATTGACTGGAACAGATAGAGTTGGTCTTTTGTCTGAAGTATTTGCTGTTTTAGCTGAGTTCCAATGCAATGTGGTGGATGCTAAAGTATGGACTCACAACGGTCGGATTGCGTCTTTAATCTATGTAAAAGATTGTAATTCAGGGTCCCCGATCGAGGACTCACGACGAATCGACAGGATTGAAGCACGTTTAAGGAATGTTTTGAGAGGGGACAATGATATTCGTAGTGCGAGAACTTCAGTTTCTATGGATGTAACACACACTGAGAGAAGGTTACATCAAATGATGTCTGCAGATCGTGACTATGAATGGAAGCCTGATTTGCAATGTTGGACGGATTTGCCGGTTGTCAATGTACAAAATTGGACAGAAAGGGGTTATTCAGTCGTGAATGTTCAATGTGAGGATCGGCCTAAGCTTCTGTTCGATGTTGTTTGCACATTGACAGACATGGAATATGTTGTGTTCCATGCCTCTATTAACACAACTGGGGATAAAGCATATCTGGTACTATGTTGTTTCATGTTTTGGTTACAAACATTGGCTCCTAGACTTTTTGGACCTAAAATTTGTTGATTCTTGTAACaggaattttatattagacACACGGATGGAACCCCAATTAGTTCGGAACCAGAAAGGCATCGACTGATCCAATGCTTACAAGCTGCAATCGAAAGGAGAGCATCTGAGGTATATTCCAATTCAGATCCTTCTCGATTTTCAATGTTCATCTATATTCCAAACTCTTACGCATACTAGTTCATATGTGATTTCAGGGCATCAGGCTTGAGTTATGCACATCAGATAGGCAAGGTTTATTAACCGATGTGACCCGAACGTTCAGAGAAAATGGACTGAATGTGACAAGGGCTGAAATATCAACCGCGATGGGCGTGGCAATGAATGTTTTTCATGTAACCGATGCGACCAGGAACCTAGTAGATCCCAAAAGTATTGAATCTGTAAGACAAAAGATCGGCTTAGGTAACTTGAAGGTGAAGGAACTACCATTTAGGCATCATCAAATGGCTGAAAGGCAGGATGAACACGAAATCGGGGTTGGCGGGGCGGTTTTGTTATCGCTTGGGAGCTTAGTGAGAAAGAACCTATACAATTTGGGGTTGATTAAGTCCTATTCTTGAAGGTGAAAACTCCATGGTAGGGGAAATTTGGTTGAAGAAAATAGGCATATTCTTTTGCTCCAGTTTTTGGGGTTGATAGcggtaaaaatatcataaagaCCTTCATATATATacgagtcagattgcattttaacTCTTCTACTTAAAAAATTggacaaattagtcttttttgttaaaatattcttCTATTTGTACTGTTTAAAATTAGCATACATGACTGAAAAATCAAACAGTGGCACATGATGTGCCATATGAACATCATGTTGATGCACAAAAATCTTAtaacagtagaaatgaatgaaaaatttaacaaaaggattattttactctttgatttaacttatatgaattaatttgttcaatttttgaatttagagagtaaaatgtaatttatctTATTCTTGGGATCTCCATAGTAATTTTAACTGTTTATAGCCTTTGTGTATGTGAAAATGGTGGAATTTGGTGTTATTTGTTGCCCACAATGGTTGCTAAGAGTTATTGTTTGGTagtaaagggaaaaaaatggtATAGGTGGTGGAAAAATCATGGTTTGTAATGGATAACATTTGTACATAATGACTTTCAAGTATTAACTATAATGGTTGactttatgttataaaatatattcttttttgTATACTATGTTTTGGTTGGGTCGAATAATATAGTGTTTAGTTAGTTGAATATTGTGGAGATATGAGgtcctttttttttgaaacatatGGAGACATAAGGTCCTACACTTTTAGATTTACTAAAAATGAATCCTTTGCCCAAAGGGTAAATTCTTCACCATGTTTCGTCTCTAATCATTACAAGTAAAATggtattattaaaaaaaaatggtattattaaaatttaatttttaatttagttggtgTGTACAAATTATAGGCCTAAGAAACCCGGCCTCAAAGCTACAAAATCCTAGCCTCTAAAATACCATTGTTATCGGAGGAGCTCTAGGGAATGTCGGAGTAGCTGGAGGAGAGAGTAGGGGATGTACTTTTCGCCGGCATGTAATGCCTTCGCAGGGAGACCATGCACGACGACCCAAAAATAGCATCGTGAATTTCCATGGAGCAGAAGGGAGCCAACGTCAGTGGAAGAACTTATGGCTGTTAAAGTGGCTTTAGCCACTAGTCAAACTAGCTGGTCCGGAGAATCCCAAGCTCCGTCGAGCTCCAACTAGCAGGGAACCGAAGATATAATGGCGCTAAACAAACAAAGGGATGAGGTTGCTGGAGAAAAGTTGAAAGGGCCAAGCCTAATGTCGAGGGTGGAATATGAGGGAAACCCTTACAAGATGGTCGAAAATACCTCTTAGATTGCCGATCCAAGGctgaagaaataaagaaaaggttCAGATATTATTCTGCCGAGAGCAAAGagaaaactaaaacaaaaaatgggACGACAACAAGCATATCAAATCAACCATTTGATGACGGAAGAATCCAAAACGGACCTCATCAGATTAATGGGCTGAGGGAATGTCTCACTCATAAAGAGCAACTAGTCAAATAATATGTGGAGCTTACTTGGACACTCTTATTTTCATATCTAAGCCACTTCATAACTTAACTATCAACTCTTCACTATTTTATCAAGTCATATTTTATCTGTCCTTTTATAATTCCACCATTATCTGTTTTAAAAGGAAACGTATTTAAACGGATCCACATCATGTACCAGAGTGGATCTAAGGGCTGGCGGGATAATAAAATGGTCTcccctaaaatgaattttaaattatttatattctttataatttatagaaTCTTAAACTAATAGTAGTGAAGTTGTATTTGAGTACTTCAAaaattagaggtgctcatgggccgggcggcccggcccgatggcccgtccgaaatatgggagggtttgggtaaaaatataggcccgaaatatgggcttgggcaaaaaaatgaggcccgtttagaaaacgggccgggccttgGGCActacttttttggcccggcccggcccaatataataaatatatttatttttaaattttaaaatattttttacatacttttttaattttttttattttaaaataattttaaaatactttttttaatttttttaattttaaaatatttttaaaatattttttaaaatttttaaaataaaaatgggccgggccggtcccgggcttatgatttttttcccggatcgggcctgggcaaaatcttaggcccatattttgggccgggccgaaattttttatgggcctggcccggcccatgaacacctctataaaaaatgatgaaaatttaatttaatattttaaaaattataaaaatataaattattaaaataataaaattatattttattatcataaaaatataccatttaattttgtacttcaaaaaaaattccttACTTCATCTGTTACATAAGCTTTGTTTTCTACCTAAAAGACTccacaaagaaaaacaaactcaCTCTGCTTGCCAAGCTCGACCTTCAATTCATCTCCGAACTCGTCAAAACCACTTTAGATCTCCAACCCTGATTCTTGTGTATCAGTggtgtgtatatgtatatgtatgttaaggctagttttgattcaatttattcagaatattttaaactttacatgataattgattcaattttatttttttataagttttttattttattatttttacactttCTTTGATaaggttttaatattttttatagaacttttttttttcattaataaaactctttaaaagaGGAAAGCACATCAGTGCCCCACACAgactaaaagaaaaagaggcaCGAAGGTATGAATACTAAAAtgcaaagtttttaaaattagaggTTAAGTCGCTGATTTATCAGTGTAACAAGTTTAGATGGCTTAGTTcaatatattcattaaaatatataattaattttttagctcGATTAGATCAATTCACACCTATTCCTGTTTCAACTAATCCAAAACTTTTCTCTGAATCGATACCTAACTAATTTTCAGTTTACCCAGTCCAACCAACCGATTCGATTAAGATAATATCGCTAAAACGAGTTTACCCACACCCAATacacaatattttttttgaaaaataatttttaaattatttttactaattaatatacatttctaatttttatgttatatattaataaaaataaattcaattaagttatgaaaaaaaatccaaaaaccaTCAACTcgaatcaattttcaatttctaagTTTTGTTTGCTcaactttaatattattatattatgtattgaAAATCAAATAGCCATGTTACTTGACTAAACTTTATTGGAATGCCAGCAATTAGCCTTTTCtgattagaaaaataaaataaataaatacataaaatatagtaatattatttttcagcGTTAGCATCATgcgttatttttaaaattaaaagattctTAATCATCTGTTCTTATTTTCCCCATTCGATGAGTtagaaaccaaaataaaataaataaagttaaaggCTTTTTACCGAccaaaagattaaataaattaaagatgttTACGAATTCCACTACTGTATtcaagtaataataatatttgtcattattaataaattaaaataaataaagaaaaaaaaaaagaggtgtGGATGTTAATGTTCATCGAGCtcatcaataatatttaaaacaaaagttttgaaaatgaataaaatagtaGGACTTGGTTTGTTCttatcttaaattaattatttaataccactattttcttaacttaccttttaaattttgttataatatttataatctGAAAATTAATTGCATTTCTAATGGGTCAGTCTTGTGGTCCATCCatgattataatataaaattatttatttctattaaatcagAATTACTTCCTtttcaataaacaaataataataattttattttattttcctctcGTTTTCTTCCTAAGAAAAgtatgaaataatttattttaaattgtttaatcgATGGCTTGacgaattttcattttagaaattataattgcaattatttattattgattaaattgagaTAATCGATCTAACTAAAGCTTCTAAGTTGAATCAATACTCCaagtttaattgatttgtttaagttatAGAATCTTAAAATCGAATATTTAgagttctttattttattttattttattgacaGTGGTTTtgttaataagttaaatttttgttacatattttatgttttaatagtcatttttcaaaaatatatttggcCTAGCCGTTACACCTCACCAATTTGATGACCATAACGTGTTAACGATTCTTTTATTCAGGATAAAAGTGAGCAacgtattttatatatttatttttattaaaataagtttaatctTTATCTCTTGGTttttaatcataaattatttttttatttcgaaacTAATTTAATggagaaataattaaaatccacgaaaataaagattattaataagaaaatgttctttttcttttttcttttttaaaaaatcgaaaaagaatTACATCAagataaattgaacaaaagcaTCATTATTCTTATCATGTCGAATGAGCTCTAAAACTTCATTCGGGACACAATAATAAACTTGAAGATTTGAACTCTCCTTTAGACTCAGTTTCGACAAACAATCAACTTTATTAAGGTTTCTAAGGACATATCTGATGCACCATTGCCCTTCGGCTCTCATAATTCTTCGAACTATTCTAGAATGTTTTGATCGCTTCTACTTAATCATTTCATTAAAgccttatttaatttttaatataaaatatacaaatctATTTTTTACATAAGTTTTGTTTCACCATCGTGGGTGTAtcataatttagtaatatatataatcttcTGATTGAGTTGGTATCACGAGTCAATcagacaccaactcaattataaaatgactaaaatacatttctatatacaaattaaattatattgttagggtgttttttatttatatttttattaaattaataaaatacacaCGTGTATTTTGAgcatttacaaaattttgtttgataaCATAGATGTCACACACATATATACGtaaattaaaagtgatttaATATGGTTAAGGTTTGTTGagcttcaattattaaataaagtatgagctaaatatgtatacatgtaactaatttttaattgataatacactaattagtaattaaaattaacgtgtaaaagttatatattaattagAGTTGTGATTCTTAAATTACATATACGTAACTTTTTGGTATCCAATCTTTAGAAAAAAGTTGCTTCCTCTAATAtacttgtattttaatttggaaaatcaaaaccacaaaatttaaatattacaaaatattgatGGATTCAAATATACTTCATTTtgacttttatataatttttttatatttttacatatacctatctactaatataaaattttgtcaCACTCACAATCtgagttaaaaataattttttaagttgatGAGTTGTTTTAGAGCAAAgtaattacaataatttttaGCTGAGGTGGTTTTTTAAAAGTGAATTTTAAAGGTATGATACTTATTTGGagtataaaaacattttaatcttctatttaatttttcagtaTCTTTTAATTCCTAATATTGTGTTATTtgtcaaataattcaaaataaatagaaaaattaatatttattaattttattatgtaataattaattatgttttaaatataaaaatttaaaagtcattaaaatttttaaaatatatattttaaaattttaattattaaaaaattaattaagtacaaactaatttttttctaaataatttcttcaaaaacttagcAACTTGAAATTACTTGTCATTCACGACAAAAAAAACTAcgttttcaatatatttatataataatatataccCACTTTTCattctataaaaaatataaaattaaaaagaaaagagaaaaaaatctacccactttcatatttttaaatattttattttactagattccaatcaaagataaaaaatcaatatattaatgtaataaaataattaatattttattaaaacacaatatttaataaattccttttcattattttaataatattaaattcaaacaGTTTTAAAAGAAAGTTAGGAAGCTAAATTATCAAAAGCtgaacaacaaaaacaaaacctcTCTTTTATTAAAATCTCTATCATTTTTCCTTCagcttaattttctttttcaattttc
This genomic window contains:
- the LOC105801900 gene encoding ACT domain-containing protein ACR8 is translated as MEWHACLDEYQKLVIRMSTPRVVIDNTVCRTATVVKVDSARRHGTLLDAVQILTDLNLSIKKAYISSDGQWFMDVFHVTDLNGNKLTDESVISYIEQSLETTYPDKSLGFNGLTALELTGTDRVGLLSEVFAVLAEFQCNVVDAKVWTHNGRIASLIYVKDCNSGSPIEDSRRIDRIEARLRNVLRGDNDIRSARTSVSMDVTHTERRLHQMMSADRDYEWKPDLQCWTDLPVVNVQNWTERGYSVVNVQCEDRPKLLFDVVCTLTDMEYVVFHASINTTGDKAYLEFYIRHTDGTPISSEPERHRLIQCLQAAIERRASEGIRLELCTSDRQGLLTDVTRTFRENGLNVTRAEISTAMGVAMNVFHVTDATRNLVDPKSIESVRQKIGLGNLKVKELPFRHHQMAERQDEHEIGVGGAVLLSLGSLVRKNLYNLGLIKSYS